The genomic region CCCGGGACTAAGCCGCCTACCAAgccccccggcggcggcaagataCCCGGCCCCATGGTCAACGACTACCCGTACAAGGGCAAGTGCGGGCCCGAGGACCGCTGGCATTACTTTGCCTGCCAGTGCACGAGCTTCGTCGCGTGGCGCATCAACGAGCGGCTCGACATCAAGTTCCACAACTACTTCAAGGGCCCCAACTGGGGCAACGCCAACACCTGGGACGAGGCTGCGCGCAAGACGGGCTACAAGGTCAACAAGACCCCCGTGCCCGGCTGCATCGCCCAGACCaacaagggcggcggcggcgcgggccatgTTGCTTGGGTCACCAAGGTCAGCGGCGACAAGATCACCATTGAGGAATACAACTACCGCAACTACCGGGCGTACGGGACCCGCACCATTCCCAAGAGC from Purpureocillium takamizusanense chromosome 12, complete sequence harbors:
- a CDS encoding uncharacterized protein (EggNog:ENOG503P6I1~COG:S~SECRETED:SignalP(1-20~SECRETED:cutsite=VSA-YP~SECRETED:prob=0.8825)), encoding MKFTAAAACLVAMASTVVSAYPVTGSVLNCRASPDTSSAIKKTYKKGDNVDISCQTEGPSVEGNSIWDKTQDGCYVADFYVKTGSSGYVKDKCPGTKPPTKPPGGGKIPGPMVNDYPYKGKCGPEDRWHYFACQCTSFVAWRINERLDIKFHNYFKGPNWGNANTWDEAARKTGYKVNKTPVPGCIAQTNKGGGGAGHVAWVTKVSGDKITIEEYNYRNYRAYGTRTIPKSTFENYIHIKV